In the Grimontia kaedaensis genome, one interval contains:
- the ycfP gene encoding alpha/beta hydrolase YcfP, whose translation MIIYLHGFDSNSPGNHEKVMQLQFIDPDVRFINYSTLHPKHDMQHLLKEVSKQMEMSDDKSPMICGVGLGGFWSERIGFLSGIKQVIFNPNLFPQENMEGRIDRPEEYADIATKCIENFRTKNAGRCMVVLSKEDELLDNSRSEEALSPYYDIVWDETQTHKFKSISHHLQAMKAFKNA comes from the coding sequence GTGATCATTTATCTTCACGGCTTTGATTCAAACAGCCCGGGAAACCACGAAAAGGTCATGCAACTGCAATTTATTGACCCAGACGTTCGCTTCATCAACTACAGCACACTTCACCCCAAGCACGACATGCAGCACCTTCTCAAAGAAGTGAGCAAACAAATGGAAATGTCAGACGATAAATCGCCAATGATTTGTGGTGTCGGGCTTGGCGGCTTCTGGTCTGAGCGTATTGGCTTTCTCAGTGGCATCAAGCAGGTGATCTTCAATCCGAACCTCTTCCCGCAGGAAAATATGGAAGGACGTATCGACCGACCCGAAGAGTATGCCGACATTGCAACTAAGTGTATTGAGAATTTCCGCACCAAGAATGCCGGTCGCTGCATGGTGGTGTTATCAAAAGAAGATGAGCTTTTGGACAACTCGCGTTCAGAAGAAGCATTGAGCCCTTACTACGACATTGTTTGGGATGAAACGCAGACACATAAGTTTAAAAGCATCTCTCACCATCTGCAGGCAATGAAAGCGTTTAAAAACGCTTAA
- a CDS encoding DUF6279 family lipoprotein, with amino-acid sequence MKFSKSSVRHFFLSLAAVFLVSACTNQFAYNTLPFWIDYYLSDYVDTTSAQQKQLDNDLEAFHEWHRQNELPKIQALLDQLEADMAKPLSYTRIGDYHHLVNTRIKASLEGLTPTLVNLISSMSDEQAQNWLDTVNKNIEEAVEKANEGSADEQQVRRQKRLVERAEFWVDSVNAKQKKQFLEMAGYQIEMRPVFYSIRDELMTELEGILMNRQDPNLGERINAYFSHLIAFQSEQHKNDMALYLARRYELLQRLDRHLSQKQRTAMRNKLASYSEDIAAVLN; translated from the coding sequence ATGAAATTCAGCAAATCTTCTGTCAGACACTTCTTTTTGTCGCTGGCTGCTGTATTCCTGGTTTCTGCCTGCACCAACCAGTTTGCTTACAACACGCTTCCTTTCTGGATTGACTACTACCTCTCTGACTACGTTGACACAACATCTGCTCAGCAAAAACAGCTGGATAACGATCTTGAAGCATTCCACGAATGGCATCGCCAGAACGAATTGCCAAAAATTCAGGCTTTGCTCGACCAACTTGAAGCAGATATGGCGAAGCCGCTGTCTTACACGCGCATTGGTGACTATCACCACCTTGTTAATACCCGTATCAAGGCTTCACTGGAAGGACTGACCCCAACTCTTGTGAATTTGATTTCATCGATGAGTGACGAGCAGGCCCAGAATTGGCTCGACACCGTTAACAAAAACATCGAAGAAGCGGTCGAGAAGGCCAACGAAGGCAGTGCAGACGAGCAGCAGGTGCGCCGTCAGAAACGGTTAGTCGAACGGGCAGAGTTTTGGGTAGATTCGGTCAATGCCAAACAGAAGAAACAGTTTCTGGAAATGGCAGGATACCAAATCGAAATGCGCCCTGTGTTTTATTCGATTCGTGATGAATTAATGACAGAACTTGAAGGGATATTGATGAACCGGCAAGACCCCAATCTTGGCGAGCGAATCAATGCCTATTTCTCCCATCTGATTGCGTTCCAAAGTGAGCAGCACAAAAACGACATGGCGTTGTATTTAGCCCGACGTTATGAGCTTTTGCAGCGTCTAGATCGCCATCTGTCACAGAAGCAACGAACCGCAATGCGCAACAAGCTTGCCTCTTACAGCGAAGACATCGCTGCCGTTTTGAACTAG
- a CDS encoding phosphotransferase, translating into MLSADEKEKAAVIERLWPDFIIEQAEFLEGGLSNRCMKLTANEGGQYVWRPEAASTKAFGLSRDNEFEALTLASTAGLTVQPVKRYPEGLLNPWIEGETMTEASLDIAATLQVKVHELPPLSNTFDPFDKGLVYYSNLSASSLNDSLNAVHEHFQTHRFTSGLPLTTCHYDLGYYNFIRQNDGEVKVIDWEYAALGDPAMDLVMTSLANGLDLETLVNRYCQIRRIDSVADWLDACRKWQPVAAYLSVLWFALGYELYGEGIYQERSAFFLRQLEAHIVS; encoded by the coding sequence TTGCTTTCAGCTGATGAAAAAGAAAAGGCCGCAGTCATTGAAAGACTGTGGCCTGATTTTATTATTGAGCAGGCAGAATTTCTTGAGGGCGGATTAAGTAACCGCTGTATGAAACTGACTGCGAATGAAGGGGGCCAATATGTTTGGCGACCAGAGGCCGCATCTACAAAGGCATTTGGCTTAAGCCGTGATAATGAATTTGAAGCCTTAACCTTAGCGTCAACAGCAGGCTTGACTGTCCAGCCAGTAAAACGTTATCCGGAGGGGTTACTGAACCCTTGGATTGAAGGTGAGACCATGACGGAGGCTTCGTTGGACATCGCCGCGACACTTCAAGTTAAGGTCCACGAATTACCACCTCTTTCGAACACGTTTGACCCTTTCGATAAAGGGTTGGTGTACTACAGTAACCTTTCCGCAAGCTCGTTGAACGATTCATTGAATGCGGTTCATGAGCACTTTCAGACGCATCGATTTACCTCAGGCTTGCCGCTTACTACTTGCCACTATGACTTGGGTTACTACAACTTTATCCGCCAAAATGACGGTGAAGTTAAAGTCATCGATTGGGAATATGCAGCGTTGGGCGATCCGGCGATGGACTTAGTGATGACCTCTCTCGCAAATGGATTGGATCTTGAAACCTTGGTGAATCGATACTGTCAAATTAGACGTATAGACTCTGTCGCCGATTGGCTTGATGCGTGCAGAAAATGGCAGCCAGTGGCGGCTTACCTGAGTGTGTTGTGGTTTGCATTGGGTTATGAGCTTTATGGTGAAGGCATCTATCAGGAAAGAAGTGCATTTTTCCTGAGACAGCTTGAAGCTCACATCGTGAGTTAA